Proteins encoded together in one Caldicellulosiruptor saccharolyticus DSM 8903 window:
- a CDS encoding VWA domain-containing protein, with protein sequence MRISLERPLILLLIPILGVVIWLLSKRFYKEGLGKKFVVVLRIVVFLLIILALSIPKLTISSNKVATIYLADLSDSNAKNIDKMKDFIQKAIKLKKSNEMQSVVVFGQDTNVEFSLKNNPKFSEFGSVVDSSETNIENAIKFAVNLFPKDFQKRLVILTDGKETVGSAKTTIDLLSNNGIDVKVLLLKSEKEKDIQFSSLKIPQKVVKNQEFSVFANINSTYSASAQLKIFRDGSLIFSQKIMLEKGENRFVIKDKLPREGIYRYQGVIEAEDDEEDKNNFAYAMCQVKKPQKVLVVYQNIDDVKNVRTLLDSYSADYDMVISDNVDFGLDRLMQYSFVVLCNVSKNQLTDKFLDDCERYVKDLGGGLLVIGGENSYALGNYSNSVLEKMLPVKMQLKNKEKERNVAVVLVIDHSGSMGGSNLRNINKLEIAKSAAAKMIDHLESSDSVGVIAFDHNFYWASKFGKLKSKNEVIENISTIQVGGGTAIIPPLTEAVNLLKKSKAKDKVIVLLTDGYGEEGGYEYPASIAKRNNIKITTIGVGSSINAPILSWMAAYTSGRFYYVKDASNLIDVFLKEAKIIKGKYIKEKKFIPKVVETNTINSAFSSYPPLYGYIATTKKDIATSLLVSDEDEPILTVWRYGLGKTAAWCSDLNGSWSHDWVLWDKFPKFFLNLFKWLEKGAEDDSFTFDVQKEKGLVVSINGKFKSSATATLKCIYPNGAEKMLKMKRTSPDKFETTAEFMPGNYTFVAIVAEDGKTKMSTFLYSVNYSDEFRVDFDSSRFEQFTALSNAKVVRKPEDVYKGKLKEVYSQHDLSNSLIIVCIFLFLLEVAIRRFGLYAQLERLLVTALYAMKKIKYLKIKMDFSKKDLITKAKDIRKPENKVKLLSKKEKKQDEKEHEILDIKKLRRF encoded by the coding sequence ATGAGAATAAGTCTTGAAAGACCTCTTATTTTATTGTTAATACCCATTTTAGGAGTAGTTATTTGGCTTCTGTCAAAAAGGTTTTATAAAGAAGGCTTAGGGAAAAAGTTTGTTGTTGTTCTGAGGATTGTTGTATTCCTTCTTATTATATTAGCACTTTCAATACCAAAGCTTACAATATCATCAAACAAAGTTGCAACTATTTACCTTGCAGACCTTTCTGATAGCAATGCCAAAAACATTGATAAGATGAAAGACTTTATCCAAAAAGCGATAAAGCTAAAAAAATCAAATGAAATGCAGTCTGTGGTTGTGTTTGGACAGGATACTAATGTGGAATTTTCCTTAAAAAATAATCCTAAATTTTCTGAGTTTGGGTCAGTGGTTGATTCAAGTGAGACTAATATTGAAAATGCCATAAAGTTTGCAGTAAATTTATTTCCTAAGGACTTCCAAAAAAGACTTGTGATTTTAACAGATGGGAAAGAAACGGTTGGCAGTGCAAAGACTACTATTGATTTGCTCAGCAACAATGGCATAGATGTGAAAGTTTTGCTTTTGAAAAGTGAAAAGGAAAAAGATATTCAGTTTTCAAGCCTCAAAATTCCCCAAAAAGTGGTTAAAAATCAGGAGTTTTCTGTATTTGCTAATATAAATAGTACATATTCTGCATCTGCTCAGCTCAAAATTTTCAGAGATGGCAGTTTGATTTTTTCTCAAAAAATAATGCTTGAAAAAGGCGAGAATAGGTTTGTGATTAAAGACAAACTGCCCAGAGAAGGTATTTACAGGTATCAGGGCGTAATTGAAGCAGAGGATGATGAGGAGGATAAAAACAACTTTGCATATGCAATGTGTCAGGTCAAAAAACCACAGAAGGTTTTGGTGGTTTACCAGAATATTGATGATGTGAAAAATGTCAGAACCCTTCTTGATTCATATTCAGCAGATTATGATATGGTAATTAGCGATAATGTAGATTTTGGACTTGATAGACTTATGCAGTATTCATTTGTAGTTTTGTGTAATGTATCAAAAAACCAATTGACTGACAAATTTTTAGATGATTGCGAAAGGTATGTAAAGGACTTGGGCGGCGGACTTTTGGTGATTGGCGGTGAAAATTCGTACGCGCTTGGCAACTATTCAAATTCGGTGCTGGAAAAGATGTTGCCTGTCAAAATGCAGCTTAAAAACAAAGAGAAGGAAAGAAATGTGGCTGTGGTTCTTGTCATTGACCATTCGGGAAGCATGGGTGGAAGTAATTTAAGAAATATAAACAAATTGGAAATTGCCAAAAGCGCTGCTGCAAAGATGATTGACCATCTTGAGAGCTCAGATAGTGTTGGTGTTATTGCATTTGACCATAACTTCTACTGGGCAAGCAAGTTTGGGAAACTGAAAAGCAAAAATGAGGTTATTGAGAACATCTCTACAATTCAGGTAGGTGGCGGAACAGCTATAATTCCACCGCTGACTGAAGCTGTCAATCTACTTAAAAAATCTAAAGCCAAAGACAAAGTGATTGTTCTTCTCACTGATGGATATGGTGAGGAGGGTGGCTATGAATATCCAGCAAGTATTGCTAAAAGGAATAATATAAAGATTACAACAATTGGCGTAGGTTCTTCTATAAATGCGCCAATTTTGAGCTGGATGGCAGCATATACCTCAGGAAGGTTTTATTATGTCAAGGATGCTTCAAACCTAATTGATGTGTTTTTGAAAGAGGCAAAGATCATAAAAGGAAAGTATATAAAAGAGAAAAAATTTATTCCTAAGGTGGTTGAGACAAATACTATAAACTCAGCCTTTTCTTCATATCCGCCGCTTTATGGTTACATTGCCACAACAAAAAAGGATATTGCAACAAGTCTTCTTGTAAGTGATGAGGATGAGCCCATTTTGACAGTTTGGAGATATGGACTTGGCAAAACTGCTGCATGGTGTTCAGACTTAAACGGCAGCTGGTCACATGACTGGGTTTTATGGGACAAGTTTCCAAAGTTCTTTTTAAATCTTTTTAAGTGGCTTGAAAAGGGTGCCGAAGATGACAGTTTTACTTTTGATGTGCAAAAGGAAAAAGGGCTTGTTGTCAGTATAAATGGGAAGTTTAAAAGCAGTGCTACTGCAACTCTAAAGTGCATCTATCCAAATGGTGCAGAGAAGATGTTAAAAATGAAAAGGACTTCACCTGACAAGTTTGAAACAACAGCTGAGTTTATGCCGGGGAATTACACCTTTGTTGCTATTGTAGCTGAAGATGGAAAAACAAAAATGTCCACCTTTTTATACTCTGTAAATTACTCTGATGAATTTAGGGTGGATTTTGACAGCAGCAGATTTGAGCAGTTTACTGCACTGTCAAATGCAAAAGTTGTGAGAAAACCAGAAGATGTTTACAAGGGAAAATTGAAAGAGGTGTACTCTCAGCATGATTTGAGTAATTCTCTCATTATTGTTTGCATTTTTCTTTTTCTTTTAGAAGTTGCAATTAGAAGATTTGGACTGTATGCTCAGCTTGAGAGGTTGCTTGTTACAGCTCTATATGCTATGAAAAAGATAAAGTATCTAAAAATTAAAATGGATTTTAGTAAAAAAGATTTAATCACAAAAGCTAAGGACATACGTAAACCAGAAAATAAAGTAAAACTATTATCTAAAAAAGAAAAGAAACAGGATGAAAAAGAACACGAGATATTAGATATAAAAAAGTTGAGAAGATTTTAA
- the gltX gene encoding glutamate--tRNA ligase translates to MEVRTRFAPSPTGHLHIGGARTALFNYLFAKRYGGKFILRIEDTDLERSSIESEKVIIESLRWLGIEWDEGVEVGGPYGPYRSTERVDIYKKYVDVLFEKGYAYYCYCTEEELEAQRQELLSKGQMPRYLGKCRNLTEDQKRRFEQEGRKPTVRFKVPEGVKIVVHDLVRGDVEFLSDDIGDFVIVKSDGIPTYNFAVVIDDHLMKISHVIRGEEHLSNTPRQILIYNALGFELPQFAHVSLILGKDRTKMSKRHGSTWVEQYRDQGYLKEGLINFLALLGWSPPEDREIFDMEYLIENFSLERVSKNPAIFDIDKLNYINSQHIKLKSLDELTQMCIPYFVEAGYIKEDEAKSKFEWLKKIVKSVYEGLDYLSQIKDRVDIFFNNEVKIEEDEAKEVLKWDHVKDLINVFENKIRQMNELTPEAIKLLFKEIQKETGYKGKNLFMPIRVALTGKTHGPELVEIIEIVGKENILKRLEFFKTWYN, encoded by the coding sequence GTGGAAGTAAGAACAAGATTTGCACCAAGCCCAACAGGGCATCTTCATATCGGTGGCGCAAGGACAGCTCTTTTTAACTATCTTTTTGCCAAAAGATATGGTGGAAAGTTTATATTAAGGATAGAAGATACAGATTTAGAAAGATCATCTATTGAGTCTGAAAAGGTTATTATCGAGAGCTTAAGATGGCTTGGGATTGAATGGGACGAAGGAGTTGAGGTGGGAGGTCCATATGGACCATATCGCTCAACAGAAAGAGTAGATATTTACAAAAAGTATGTAGATGTGCTTTTTGAAAAAGGCTACGCCTACTATTGTTATTGCACAGAAGAAGAGCTTGAAGCTCAAAGACAGGAGCTTTTATCAAAAGGGCAGATGCCAAGATATCTTGGTAAGTGCAGGAATTTAACAGAGGATCAAAAAAGAAGGTTTGAGCAGGAGGGGAGAAAACCAACAGTCAGGTTCAAAGTACCAGAGGGTGTTAAGATAGTTGTCCATGACCTTGTGCGCGGAGATGTTGAGTTTTTAAGCGATGATATTGGCGACTTTGTTATTGTCAAGTCTGATGGAATTCCCACATACAACTTTGCAGTTGTCATAGATGACCACTTGATGAAGATTTCGCATGTTATAAGAGGTGAAGAACATCTTTCAAACACTCCGCGACAGATTCTAATTTACAATGCGCTTGGATTTGAACTTCCGCAGTTTGCTCATGTTTCGCTTATACTTGGAAAAGACAGAACAAAGATGTCAAAGCGCCACGGCTCTACTTGGGTTGAGCAGTATAGAGATCAAGGGTATTTAAAAGAGGGGCTCATAAACTTCTTGGCTCTGCTTGGCTGGTCACCACCAGAGGATAGAGAAATATTTGACATGGAATATCTAATTGAGAATTTCTCATTAGAAAGAGTTTCCAAAAATCCTGCAATATTTGACATTGATAAGCTAAATTATATAAACTCTCAGCACATTAAACTAAAATCATTGGATGAACTTACCCAGATGTGCATACCGTACTTTGTTGAAGCAGGATATATTAAAGAAGATGAGGCAAAGTCCAAATTTGAATGGCTCAAGAAGATAGTAAAATCTGTGTATGAGGGACTGGATTATTTATCTCAGATCAAAGACAGGGTTGATATCTTCTTTAACAATGAAGTCAAGATAGAAGAAGATGAGGCAAAAGAGGTCTTAAAATGGGATCATGTGAAGGATTTAATTAATGTGTTTGAAAATAAGATAAGGCAGATGAATGAATTAACTCCTGAAGCTATTAAGCTACTTTTCAAAGAGATACAGAAGGAGACAGGTTACAAGGGCAAAAACCTGTTTATGCCAATAAGAGTTGCGTTGACTGGTAAAACCCATGGCCCTGAGCTTGTTGAGATAATAGAGATTGTAGGTAAAGAAAACATACTAAAACGGTTGGAATTCTTTAAAACGTGGTATAATTAG
- the cysE gene encoding serine O-acetyltransferase: MFKFIRMIKEEMDVIMEKDPACKSRLETLLYPSFWAIIYHRIAHWFYQRRMYFIARWISERARHKTGIEIHPGAKIGRRVFIDHGMGVVIGETAEIGDDVLIYQGVTLGGTGKEKGKRHPTIGNNVLIGAGAKVLGPFKVGDNTKIGANAVVLREVEDNSTVVGVPGRVVRKEKKEKPTIEEQLDQIRFPDPLAMQICRLEARIEALEKKLAEYERRLKEYEALQHSDNDKRGV, translated from the coding sequence ATGTTTAAATTTATCAGAATGATAAAAGAAGAGATGGATGTTATAATGGAAAAAGACCCTGCTTGCAAAAGCAGGCTTGAGACACTTCTTTATCCAAGCTTTTGGGCAATAATATATCACAGGATTGCTCACTGGTTTTATCAAAGAAGGATGTACTTTATTGCCCGCTGGATTTCTGAAAGGGCACGACACAAAACAGGAATTGAGATACACCCTGGGGCAAAGATTGGCAGGCGCGTATTTATCGACCATGGCATGGGTGTTGTAATTGGTGAGACAGCTGAGATTGGCGATGATGTGCTGATTTATCAAGGTGTTACATTAGGTGGAACAGGTAAAGAAAAGGGTAAGCGTCATCCTACAATTGGCAACAATGTCTTAATTGGTGCTGGGGCAAAGGTTTTAGGACCATTTAAAGTAGGGGACAATACAAAAATTGGTGCAAACGCAGTTGTTCTTCGCGAGGTTGAAGACAACTCAACAGTAGTTGGTGTGCCAGGAAGAGTTGTCAGAAAAGAGAAAAAGGAAAAGCCAACTATTGAAGAACAGCTTGACCAGATTAGATTTCCCGACCCGCTTGCAATGCAGATTTGCAGGCTTGAAGCAAGGATAGAAGCCTTAGAGAAAAAACTTGCCGAGTACGAAAGGAGATTAAAAGAGTATGAAGCTTTACAACACTCTGACAATGACAAAAGAGGAGTTTGA
- the cysS gene encoding cysteine--tRNA ligase — translation MKLYNTLTMTKEEFEPLEEGKVKMYVCGPTVYDFIHIGNARPLIVFDTLRRYFEYKGYEVIYIQNFTDVEDKMINRANKEGITVFELAERFIQEYYKDADRLNVRRATKSPRATEEIEDMIALIQRLIDKGYAYVVDGDVYFRTRKFAEYGKLSHKNIEDLMAGARVDPSEKKEDPLDFALWKAKKEGEPAWNSPWGEGRPGWHIECSVMAMKYLGQTIDIHAGGQDLIFPHHENEIAQSEAATGKPFARFWLHNGYVNINNEKMSKSLGNFFTVREIIEKYHPEALRLFMLQAHYRKPLNFSIDLIEQAEVALKRIYTCYENLEFLIQNAASSSENDDKLKAAIEELKAKFIDAMEDDLNTAEATGYLFEMVREINTHANSCSKETLTFAKDILKELCSILGILEQYSAKEEAIPQEILELVEKRNQARKAKNFLEADRIRDELKSLGYIVLDTPQGTKVERIK, via the coding sequence ATGAAGCTTTACAACACTCTGACAATGACAAAAGAGGAGTTTGAACCTTTAGAAGAAGGCAAAGTGAAGATGTATGTATGCGGACCAACTGTCTATGATTTTATCCACATTGGAAATGCAAGGCCTTTGATTGTGTTTGATACTTTGAGACGGTACTTTGAATACAAAGGATATGAGGTAATCTACATTCAAAACTTTACAGATGTAGAAGATAAGATGATAAACAGAGCAAACAAAGAGGGCATAACCGTCTTTGAGCTTGCTGAAAGGTTTATACAAGAGTATTACAAAGACGCAGACAGGCTAAATGTCAGGCGAGCAACCAAGAGTCCAAGAGCAACAGAAGAGATTGAAGATATGATAGCCCTGATACAAAGGTTAATTGATAAGGGTTATGCATATGTTGTTGATGGTGATGTGTATTTTAGAACAAGAAAATTTGCTGAGTATGGGAAACTTTCTCACAAGAACATTGAAGATCTGATGGCTGGTGCGCGCGTTGACCCAAGCGAAAAGAAAGAAGACCCGCTTGATTTTGCACTTTGGAAGGCTAAAAAAGAGGGTGAGCCGGCATGGAATTCACCTTGGGGTGAGGGCAGACCCGGCTGGCATATAGAGTGTTCTGTGATGGCAATGAAATACCTTGGGCAGACTATAGACATTCACGCAGGTGGGCAGGATTTGATCTTTCCTCATCATGAAAATGAGATTGCACAGAGCGAGGCTGCAACAGGAAAACCTTTCGCACGTTTTTGGCTTCACAATGGGTATGTGAATATAAACAATGAAAAGATGTCAAAGTCGCTTGGGAATTTCTTTACTGTAAGAGAAATTATAGAAAAATACCATCCTGAGGCACTGAGGCTTTTTATGCTCCAGGCTCATTACAGAAAACCTCTTAACTTCAGTATAGACCTTATTGAACAGGCAGAGGTGGCACTCAAAAGAATTTATACTTGCTATGAAAATCTTGAGTTTTTGATTCAAAATGCAGCCTCTTCATCTGAAAATGATGATAAGCTAAAAGCTGCGATTGAAGAGCTAAAAGCAAAGTTTATAGATGCAATGGAAGATGACTTGAATACTGCCGAGGCAACAGGGTATTTGTTCGAAATGGTAAGAGAAATCAATACACATGCTAATTCTTGCTCAAAAGAAACTTTAACTTTTGCAAAAGATATATTGAAAGAACTTTGCAGTATACTGGGGATCTTGGAGCAATATAGCGCAAAAGAAGAGGCTATTCCACAGGAAATTTTAGAGCTGGTTGAAAAAAGAAATCAGGCACGAAAGGCGAAAAACTTTCTTGAAGCAGATAGGATAAGAGATGAGCTTAAAAGCTTGGGTTATATTGTTCTTGATACCCCTCAGGGGACAAAGGTTGAGAGGATAAAATAA
- a CDS encoding gamma-glutamylcyclotransferase family protein has protein sequence MYLFVYGSLLSHNSHNYLLKGCKFIGKAILEGFGLYKVSWYPAIVPKENSKVLGEVYQIDPSTLNKIDEFEDEGKLYKRKEIEVILDDSRKIKAWAYIYLCDVDENNYIPFESQPWKC, from the coding sequence ATGTACCTTTTTGTCTATGGCAGCCTTCTTTCTCATAACAGCCACAACTATTTGCTCAAAGGCTGTAAATTTATAGGAAAAGCCATTTTAGAAGGCTTTGGGCTTTACAAGGTAAGCTGGTACCCAGCGATAGTACCAAAAGAAAACTCAAAGGTGCTGGGTGAGGTTTACCAAATTGACCCAAGCACCTTAAATAAAATAGATGAATTTGAGGATGAGGGTAAGCTTTACAAAAGAAAAGAGATTGAAGTTATATTAGATGACAGCAGGAAAATTAAAGCATGGGCGTATATTTATCTTTGTGATGTTGATGAGAATAACTATATCCCATTTGAAAGTCAACCGTGGAAATGCTAA
- a CDS encoding winged helix-turn-helix transcriptional regulator, which produces MAQKQKVKEATCEIEVAFEVIGGKWKPLILWYLGEYGTLRFAQLQHLIPDITHRILTKQLRELEEHGLVERKVYPEVPIKVEYTITEKGKEVLPILDMMCDWADKYNYFGYKLKYCLCNEDSCEIAQDDS; this is translated from the coding sequence ATGGCTCAAAAGCAGAAAGTCAAAGAAGCAACATGCGAAATAGAAGTAGCATTTGAAGTAATAGGTGGAAAATGGAAACCACTTATTTTGTGGTATTTAGGTGAATATGGAACACTAAGATTTGCTCAGCTGCAACACTTAATCCCTGATATTACTCACAGAATTTTGACAAAACAACTTCGTGAGCTTGAAGAGCATGGACTTGTTGAGAGAAAGGTCTATCCTGAAGTACCTATTAAGGTTGAGTATACAATAACCGAAAAAGGAAAAGAAGTACTACCTATCTTAGATATGATGTGCGACTGGGCTGATAAGTACAACTATTTTGGATATAAACTAAAGTACTGTCTTTGCAATGAAGATTCCTGTGAGATTGCTCAGGATGATTCCTGA
- a CDS encoding iron-containing alcohol dehydrogenase, with protein MENLVFNYFMPTKILFGPGSLNRLRDENLPGKKALIVISAGTSMKKYGYLDRLISILKEKGIDYVVFDKILPNPIKKHVMEGAKLAKEEGCDFVIGLGGGSSIDSAKSIALMAKHEGDYWDYIVGGTGKGKVPTNGALPIVAITTTAGTGTEADPWTVITNEETNEKIGYGNQYTFPTLSVVDPELMLSVPPHLTAYQGFDAFFHAVEGYIAKIATPVSDMFALKSVELIAKYLPLCVKDGSNLEARTYVALANTLAGFVESTSSCTSEHSMEHALSAFYPDLPHGAGLIMLSEAYHTFFASKVPQRYIQLARAMGIDVDGLPEDERPFAFVKAMKKLQEECGVGNLKMSDYGIKEDEIEKLADNAVKTMGGLFEVDPYKLSFEKTVEIMRKAYK; from the coding sequence ATGGAAAATTTAGTGTTTAACTACTTTATGCCGACAAAAATTCTCTTTGGTCCAGGAAGTTTAAACAGGCTCAGAGACGAGAATTTGCCTGGCAAAAAGGCTTTGATTGTCATATCAGCAGGTACCTCTATGAAAAAGTATGGATACTTGGACAGGTTAATTTCTATCTTAAAAGAAAAAGGAATAGACTATGTTGTATTTGACAAGATTTTGCCAAATCCAATTAAAAAACATGTTATGGAAGGGGCAAAATTAGCAAAAGAAGAAGGCTGTGACTTTGTAATTGGTCTTGGTGGTGGAAGCAGTATAGATTCTGCAAAAAGCATTGCTCTTATGGCAAAACACGAGGGTGATTACTGGGACTATATTGTCGGTGGGACAGGCAAAGGAAAAGTACCAACAAACGGTGCACTTCCAATTGTTGCAATAACCACAACAGCTGGAACTGGAACAGAGGCTGACCCTTGGACTGTTATAACAAATGAAGAAACAAACGAAAAAATAGGCTATGGCAATCAGTACACATTTCCGACGCTTTCTGTGGTTGATCCAGAGCTTATGTTAAGTGTGCCACCGCACCTTACTGCATACCAAGGGTTTGATGCTTTCTTCCATGCAGTCGAAGGGTATATAGCAAAGATTGCAACACCAGTAAGTGATATGTTTGCCCTCAAAAGTGTTGAGCTTATAGCAAAATACTTGCCGCTTTGCGTGAAAGACGGTAGCAACTTGGAGGCAAGAACATATGTTGCACTTGCAAACACGTTGGCAGGATTTGTTGAGTCGACTTCCAGCTGTACATCAGAGCATTCAATGGAACATGCTCTCTCTGCATTTTATCCAGATTTGCCACATGGTGCAGGGCTTATAATGCTATCTGAAGCATACCATACATTCTTTGCCTCAAAAGTGCCTCAAAGGTATATCCAGCTTGCAAGAGCAATGGGCATCGATGTTGACGGCTTGCCAGAGGATGAAAGACCATTTGCATTTGTCAAGGCAATGAAAAAGCTTCAGGAAGAGTGCGGTGTTGGGAATTTGAAGATGTCTGACTATGGAATTAAAGAGGATGAAATTGAAAAGCTTGCTGACAACGCAGTAAAAACAATGGGCGGACTTTTTGAGGTTGACCCGTATAAGCTTTCTTTTGAAAAGACAGTAGAAATTATGAGAAAGGCGTATAAATAA
- a CDS encoding IS481-like element ISCsa6 family transposase — translation MNIISYHELRKISPQKARELVRKVFESNNKNVSKTAKILGVSRHTVRRAVYGPLEDKSKKPKSSPKKLSSELENFIVEESKKTGFRYRRLSFYLLRKYGIKISENTIKSILRRNSVARKTKRTKKGERSLYDYETLIPFSEFQLDTKHLLDKESLPKEVYEHMKRYNLPCYEWNIIDVATRTRFTAYSYELSSAFGFMFISLVALWLRTHNVRNIIKIRLDNGAEFCGGSERKLKQWNEMLSFLGVELNPIPPKAKHLMGIIENSHRADDEYFLMIHAERCKTKDEFIQRAQKWQDTWNFFRPHNGKGMNGRTPFEKFIASKSLVSSHIFQFPTLLLEDIMKKVGTFYSLFCNKFGGKYVFTTYPLQFFLPL, via the coding sequence ATGAATATTATATCATACCACGAACTAAGAAAAATATCCCCTCAAAAAGCTAGAGAATTAGTTCGAAAAGTCTTTGAATCAAATAACAAAAACGTATCAAAAACTGCTAAAATATTAGGTGTATCAAGACATACCGTAAGAAGAGCTGTCTACGGTCCTCTTGAAGATAAATCAAAAAAACCTAAATCTTCTCCCAAAAAGCTTTCTTCTGAACTCGAAAATTTTATTGTCGAAGAGTCTAAAAAAACTGGTTTTAGATATAGACGTTTGTCTTTTTATCTTCTCAGAAAATATGGTATCAAAATAAGTGAAAACACAATAAAGTCAATTCTTAGAAGAAACTCTGTAGCTCGAAAAACAAAAAGAACAAAAAAAGGTGAAAGAAGTCTATACGATTATGAAACTCTTATCCCATTTTCTGAATTTCAGCTTGATACAAAACATCTTTTAGACAAAGAAAGTCTTCCCAAGGAGGTATATGAACATATGAAAAGATACAATTTGCCTTGCTATGAGTGGAACATAATAGATGTTGCAACAAGAACAAGATTTACAGCCTATTCTTACGAACTTTCATCCGCTTTTGGATTTATGTTCATATCCTTAGTTGCATTATGGTTAAGAACTCATAATGTAAGAAATATAATAAAGATCCGATTAGACAATGGAGCAGAATTTTGTGGAGGAAGCGAAAGAAAGTTAAAGCAGTGGAATGAGATGCTGTCATTTTTGGGTGTAGAACTAAATCCTATTCCACCAAAAGCAAAGCATTTAATGGGTATAATTGAAAATTCACATAGAGCTGATGATGAGTATTTTTTAATGATTCATGCTGAAAGATGTAAAACAAAAGATGAATTTATTCAAAGAGCCCAGAAATGGCAAGATACATGGAACTTTTTCAGACCTCATAATGGTAAAGGAATGAACGGGAGGACACCATTCGAAAAATTCATAGCTTCAAAATCTCTGGTCTCCTCCCATATATTTCAATTTCCTACATTACTTCTTGAGGATATTATGAAAAAAGTAGGCACCTTCTATTCTCTGTTCTGTAATAAATTTGGTGGTAAATATGTCTTCACCACGTACCCACTCCAGTTCTTTTTACCATTATAA